A single genomic interval of Nostoc commune NIES-4072 harbors:
- a CDS encoding phycobilisome rod-core linker polypeptide, translated as MALWIEAESVELRANATEDDLQGVIRAVYRQVLGNAHIFDNQRLTSAESQLRNGDITVTGFVRAVAQSDLYRSLFFETSSPYRFIELNFKHLLGRAPQDQAEVAEHVQIYNTQGYAAEINSYIDSNEYIRSFGDNIVPFARGNRTQAGVKNIVFNRSFALMRGFAANDLGKSAKLISDIGTNLATKIVSPPRGSGAISNTEKRFRVAVSKANFGVRMTKSMATFDVGYNQLAQKIQNIHKTGGKILSITEIA; from the coding sequence ATGGCACTTTGGATAGAAGCCGAGTCTGTTGAATTACGCGCTAACGCCACTGAGGATGATCTGCAAGGCGTGATCCGAGCAGTGTATCGGCAAGTTTTGGGCAATGCTCATATATTTGATAACCAACGGCTTACCAGTGCAGAGTCTCAATTGCGGAACGGTGACATCACTGTTACTGGCTTCGTCAGAGCCGTGGCTCAATCTGATCTATACCGTTCGTTGTTTTTTGAAACTTCTTCTCCCTATCGTTTTATCGAATTAAACTTTAAACATTTGCTCGGTCGCGCTCCGCAAGATCAGGCTGAAGTGGCAGAACATGTGCAAATTTACAACACTCAGGGTTACGCAGCAGAAATCAACTCCTACATTGATAGCAATGAATATATCAGGAGTTTTGGCGACAATATTGTACCCTTTGCCCGTGGTAATCGTACCCAAGCTGGGGTCAAGAATATCGTTTTTAACCGTAGCTTTGCATTGATGCGGGGATTTGCTGCCAATGATTTGGGCAAATCAGCAAAATTGATTAGCGACATTGGCACTAACCTCGCTACCAAAATTGTTTCCCCCCCTCGTGGTTCGGGTGCTATCAGCAATACAGAGAAGCGGTTCCGTGTTGCTGTCTCCAAAGCCAATTTTGGTGTTCGGATGACTAAAAGCATGGCAACCTTTGACGTAGGATACAACCAGCTAGCCCAGAAAATTCAGAACATCCACAAAACAGGAGGCAAGATTCTTAGTATCACGGAAATAGCTTAA
- a CDS encoding isochorismatase family cysteine hydrolase, with the protein MNEILLVVDMQNGFMSEKCRHIIPNVIKLIERFLVVGKLVEFTRFINTADSNYVKLIHWSRLIHEPETNIIDELQPYINGIYQKYYYSAFTENFSSFIFLNRINKIYLCGLETDSCILKTAIDSFERGIEPVIIEDACFSNGGQQAHDAGIFLLKRNIGKNQIIMTDEILEKIL; encoded by the coding sequence ATGAATGAAATTCTTCTTGTAGTAGATATGCAAAACGGTTTTATGTCTGAAAAATGCAGACATATTATTCCTAATGTCATTAAACTAATTGAGCGATTTTTAGTGGTTGGTAAACTCGTTGAATTCACAAGATTTATTAATACTGCTGATAGTAATTATGTAAAACTAATTCATTGGTCAAGGTTGATACATGAACCAGAAACGAATATTATTGATGAACTTCAGCCATATATAAATGGTATTTATCAAAAATATTATTACTCAGCATTTACGGAAAATTTTTCGAGTTTTATTTTTCTTAATAGAATCAACAAAATATATCTTTGTGGGCTTGAAACTGATAGCTGTATTTTGAAAACAGCAATTGACTCTTTTGAGCGTGGTATTGAACCAGTCATTATTGAGGATGCTTGCTTTAGTAACGGTGGTCAGCAAGCACATGATGCAGGTATTTTTTTGTTGAAACGTAATATAGGAAAAAACCAAATTATCATGACTGATGAGATTCTTGAAAAAATATTATAA
- a CDS encoding CpeR family transcriptional regulator yields the protein MKSQTFYDLSLPNLAIKANMLPPEAQKKMQCWIRSRHLICSGHFFVFETVDYSAIERFSECVGALGGTIISVDPSNKIWMGDHRQVILYQARASLHTPCHNLKQYWIKYGGFRSRFDEQA from the coding sequence ATGAAGTCCCAAACATTCTATGATCTTTCCCTGCCTAATCTGGCCATTAAAGCGAATATGCTACCCCCAGAAGCGCAGAAAAAAATGCAGTGCTGGATTCGCAGCAGGCATTTAATTTGTTCAGGTCATTTCTTTGTTTTTGAAACCGTAGATTATAGTGCTATTGAGCGTTTTTCCGAATGTGTGGGAGCGTTAGGAGGCACTATTATTTCGGTTGACCCAAGTAATAAAATTTGGATGGGCGATCATCGTCAAGTGATTCTATATCAGGCAAGAGCCAGTTTGCATACACCCTGTCACAATTTGAAACAATATTGGATAAAATATGGAGGCTTTCGCAGCCGATTTGATGAGCAGGCTTAA
- a CDS encoding phycobiliprotein lyase, with product MNITEFVANSIGRWRSQRSVHHLAFGHFEAVQSEIDIIALLDDDPAVIDLCKTYNIDPQTVVSPFRMSWEGQSDWDENEIKGSCVLVPIPDPTHPHRGKLLRDQGYAETIAAAGDYYLTEDSTFVLVTTYDRAAAEEKIWFVNPNVRCRVSLIKTSAGTGVVTASFSSEIRQNIHK from the coding sequence ATGAATATTACGGAGTTTGTTGCAAATTCTATTGGGCGTTGGCGATCGCAACGCAGTGTCCATCATTTAGCATTCGGTCACTTTGAAGCCGTACAGTCTGAGATAGATATCATTGCTCTCCTAGATGATGATCCGGCAGTGATTGACTTGTGTAAAACCTATAACATTGATCCTCAAACAGTTGTTTCTCCTTTTCGGATGAGTTGGGAAGGCCAATCAGACTGGGATGAAAATGAAATCAAAGGTAGTTGCGTCCTAGTTCCTATTCCTGATCCAACTCATCCCCATCGTGGTAAACTTCTGCGCGATCAAGGCTATGCCGAAACGATCGCAGCGGCCGGCGATTATTACTTAACAGAAGACAGCACATTCGTGCTAGTTACCACCTACGATCGCGCCGCCGCCGAAGAAAAGATATGGTTTGTCAACCCCAATGTCCGTTGTCGGGTTTCTCTAATTAAAACCAGCGCTGGTACAGGAGTTGTCACTGCTTCTTTTTCTTCCGAAATCCGCCAGAATATTCACAAATAA
- a CDS encoding phycobilisome rod-core linker polypeptide, with protein MASQTILELWPASDLEEVQTIIRTVYKQVLGNPHVMESERLVTAESQLCDRSITVRDFVRAVAKSDFYRTRYFESCAPYRFVELNFLHLLGRAPQDQREVSEHIVRTIAEGYDAEIDSYIDSSEYQAAFGENVVPYDRGKSSEANFKQVGYNRMFAIDRGPAQIDSSVKSAQLVYAVATNSANAINASSSTVIGSGSEKRFKIVVTGSKFDSPRRISTTEYIVPASKMTPQIQRINRTSGKIVSITEMA; from the coding sequence ATGGCATCCCAGACAATTCTTGAACTTTGGCCCGCTAGTGACTTAGAGGAAGTTCAAACTATCATCCGTACAGTTTACAAACAAGTTTTAGGCAACCCTCATGTCATGGAGAGTGAGCGGTTGGTGACAGCAGAATCACAATTGTGCGATCGCTCCATCACTGTGCGGGATTTTGTTCGCGCCGTTGCCAAGTCTGATTTTTATCGTACCCGCTACTTCGAGTCTTGCGCTCCCTACCGTTTTGTAGAACTTAACTTTCTGCACTTGCTTGGTCGCGCACCCCAGGATCAACGAGAAGTTTCCGAGCATATTGTTCGCACTATAGCCGAGGGCTACGATGCTGAAATTGATTCCTACATTGATAGCAGTGAATATCAAGCAGCCTTTGGCGAAAACGTAGTACCCTACGATCGCGGTAAAAGCAGCGAAGCCAACTTCAAGCAAGTAGGCTACAACCGAATGTTTGCTATTGATAGAGGCCCTGCCCAAATTGATAGCTCAGTCAAGTCTGCACAATTGGTCTATGCTGTGGCTACCAACAGTGCCAATGCTATTAATGCCTCTTCGTCTACCGTCATTGGTTCTGGTAGCGAAAAACGTTTCAAAATCGTAGTCACAGGTTCCAAATTCGACAGCCCCCGCCGCATCAGTACGACTGAGTACATTGTTCCAGCTAGTAAAATGACCCCGCAAATTCAACGGATTAATCGCACTTCTGGCAAAATCGTCAGCATTACTGAAATGGCATAA
- the glgB gene encoding 1,4-alpha-glucan branching enzyme, giving the protein MSMTTIAPEQVNSIVWNQHNDPFEILGSHPIEQDGKTVWAVRAYLPNASAAWVVLPEQRKEYPMQTVHHPHFFECTIDTPELANYQLRIKEGEHERVTYDPYAFRSPRLTDFDLHLFSEGNHHRIYEKLGAHPTEIGGVKGVYFAVWAPNARNVSLLGDFNLWDGRKHQMRKGPTGVWELFIPEIGVGEHYKYEIKNFEGHIYEKSDPYGFQQEPRPKTASIVTDLDAYSWNDESWMEKRRHTDPLTQPVSVYEVHLGSWLHASSAEPAKLPNGETEPVVIVSELKPGARFLTYRELADRLIPYVKELGYTHLELLPIAEHPFDGSWGYQVTGYYAPTSRFGTPEDFMYFVDKCHQNEIGVIVDWVPGHFPKDGHGLAFFDGSHLYEHADPRKGEHKEWGTLVFNYGRHEVSNFLAANALFWFDKYHIDGIRVDAVASMLYNDYCRKPGEWLPNQYGGRENLEAADFLRQVNHIIFSYFPGILSIAEESTSWPMVSWPTYTGGLGFNLKWNMGWMHDMLDYFSMDPWFRQFHQNNITFSMWYNHSENFMLALSHDEVVHGKSNIIGKMPGDTWQKLANIRCLFSYMFAHPGKKTMFMSMEFGQWSEWNAWADLEWHLLQHEAHQQLKTFFRELNHLYRSEPVLYTQDFAEPGFEWIDCSDNRHSVVSFIRRDKDSDDFAIVVCNFTPQPHSHYRIGVPQKGFYTELFNSDARQYGGSNMGNLGGKWTDDWSLHSRPYSLDLCLPPLGVLILKLDKKKTAEALQ; this is encoded by the coding sequence ATGTCCATGACCACGATCGCCCCTGAACAGGTTAACAGCATCGTTTGGAATCAGCATAACGATCCCTTTGAAATACTAGGTTCTCATCCTATAGAACAAGACGGTAAAACTGTCTGGGCTGTGCGGGCCTACCTACCAAATGCCAGTGCAGCATGGGTGGTTCTTCCTGAACAACGGAAGGAATACCCAATGCAAACAGTGCATCATCCTCACTTTTTTGAATGCACGATTGACACTCCAGAACTGGCAAACTACCAGTTACGGATTAAAGAAGGGGAACATGAGCGTGTCACTTATGACCCTTACGCTTTCCGTTCTCCCCGCTTGACAGACTTTGATTTGCATTTGTTTAGCGAAGGCAACCATCACCGGATATACGAAAAGCTGGGAGCGCACCCCACGGAAATAGGCGGCGTTAAAGGTGTTTATTTTGCAGTTTGGGCACCCAATGCTCGCAACGTTTCATTGTTGGGAGACTTCAACCTCTGGGATGGGCGTAAACACCAGATGCGTAAAGGCCCTACCGGAGTTTGGGAATTATTTATTCCTGAAATCGGTGTGGGAGAGCATTACAAATATGAAATCAAAAATTTTGAAGGACACATTTACGAAAAATCTGATCCCTACGGTTTCCAGCAAGAACCCCGCCCGAAAACCGCATCCATTGTCACTGATTTAGATGCTTACAGTTGGAATGACGAAAGCTGGATGGAAAAGCGGCGTCACACTGACCCCCTCACCCAGCCTGTCTCAGTCTACGAAGTACATTTAGGCTCTTGGTTACATGCTTCGAGTGCAGAACCAGCTAAACTGCCAAATGGTGAAACTGAACCTGTCGTTATCGTTTCCGAACTGAAGCCCGGCGCACGTTTCCTTACCTACCGGGAACTAGCTGACCGACTCATTCCTTATGTTAAAGAATTAGGATACACCCATCTAGAATTGCTGCCCATTGCAGAGCATCCCTTTGATGGTTCTTGGGGTTATCAAGTAACTGGGTACTATGCCCCCACCTCCCGTTTTGGCACCCCCGAAGATTTCATGTATTTTGTTGACAAATGTCACCAAAATGAGATTGGGGTAATTGTGGATTGGGTTCCTGGTCACTTCCCCAAAGATGGACATGGTTTAGCTTTCTTTGATGGTAGTCACCTGTATGAACACGCTGACCCCCGCAAAGGCGAACATAAAGAATGGGGTACTTTGGTGTTCAACTATGGTCGCCATGAAGTTAGTAACTTCCTAGCAGCAAATGCCCTCTTCTGGTTTGACAAGTACCACATTGACGGGATTCGTGTTGATGCTGTTGCCTCAATGCTCTATAACGACTATTGCCGCAAACCAGGAGAATGGCTACCCAACCAGTACGGCGGCAGAGAAAACTTAGAAGCAGCAGATTTTCTGCGTCAGGTAAATCACATTATCTTTAGTTATTTTCCTGGTATTCTTTCAATTGCTGAAGAATCCACTTCTTGGCCAATGGTATCTTGGCCTACCTACACAGGCGGACTAGGCTTTAACTTGAAGTGGAATATGGGCTGGATGCACGATATGCTGGATTACTTCAGCATGGACCCTTGGTTCCGCCAGTTCCACCAAAATAATATCACCTTTAGTATGTGGTACAACCACAGCGAAAACTTTATGCTGGCTCTGTCTCACGATGAAGTGGTGCATGGTAAGAGCAATATCATCGGCAAAATGCCGGGGGATACATGGCAGAAGTTAGCTAATATCCGTTGTTTGTTTAGCTATATGTTTGCTCATCCAGGTAAGAAAACCATGTTTATGAGCATGGAGTTTGGGCAGTGGAGTGAGTGGAATGCCTGGGCTGATTTGGAGTGGCATTTATTACAGCATGAAGCGCACCAACAGTTAAAAACGTTTTTTCGAGAATTGAACCATCTCTACCGTTCTGAGCCAGTTTTGTACACCCAGGATTTTGCTGAACCTGGGTTTGAGTGGATTGACTGTAGCGATAACCGCCATAGTGTAGTTTCCTTCATTCGTCGTGACAAGGATTCTGATGATTTTGCGATCGTAGTTTGCAATTTTACACCGCAACCCCATTCTCACTACCGCATCGGTGTACCGCAAAAGGGATTTTATACTGAGTTATTCAATAGCGATGCGCGTCAGTATGGCGGCAGCAATATGGGCAACTTAGGCGGTAAGTGGACGGATGATTGGTCTTTGCACAGTCGTCCTTATTCGCTGGATTTGTGTTTACCACCTTTAGGTGTGTTGATTCTCAAGTTGGATAAGAAAAAGACTGCTGAGGCATTGCAATAA
- a CDS encoding chromophore lyase CpcT/CpeT, whose translation MNSSPPHIRDSKSNHLITLARWMSGDFSNYKQAFENPKDYAHIHVLFRPLPFEFFSGIGLYSEQVYDYDLWRPYRQGVHRLVDRGDEIYIENYSLKNALIYAGAARELSILKTITPDCIARRYHCSMIFKREGDRFIGAVESGNLCLIEKNGCQTYLDSYVEITQTTWVSLDRGLDVNTHEQVWGSTFGALRFEKREGFAHEVPNIL comes from the coding sequence ATGAATTCTTCACCACCACATATCCGCGACAGTAAATCGAACCATTTAATCACCCTAGCTCGTTGGATGTCAGGGGATTTCAGCAATTATAAACAGGCATTTGAAAATCCTAAAGATTACGCCCATATTCACGTATTATTTCGTCCATTACCGTTTGAATTTTTCTCAGGAATCGGGCTTTATTCAGAACAGGTTTATGACTATGATTTGTGGAGACCTTATAGACAGGGAGTACATCGCTTAGTAGATCGTGGCGATGAGATTTATATCGAAAACTACAGTTTAAAAAATGCCCTTATCTATGCTGGTGCAGCTCGTGAGTTAAGCATTCTTAAAACCATTACACCAGATTGTATCGCACGCAGATATCACTGCTCGATGATTTTTAAACGCGAGGGAGATAGATTTATAGGCGCTGTTGAGTCTGGAAACTTGTGCTTAATTGAGAAAAATGGCTGCCAGACTTATCTCGATAGTTACGTTGAAATTACACAAACTACTTGGGTCAGCCTAGATAGAGGGCTGGATGTCAATACACACGAGCAGGTATGGGGATCTACCTTTGGGGCTTTGCGGTTTGAAAAGCGGGAGGGTTTCGCCCATGAAGTCCCAAACATTCTATGA
- a CDS encoding mevalonate kinase family protein has product MRIFVPGRLCLFGEHSDWAGEYRRINPLLEKGYTLIVGTNQGIYADVLPNSTELIIRASLNDGRGYRPLRLPMESNTLKCIAAKGGFFSYAAGTAYQFLTHYGVGGLEIDNYLTDLPIQKGLSSSAAFCVLIARAFNRLYDLKMTIREEMEFAYLGERITPSLCGRMDQACAYGNRPILMIFDGEEIDLLELKVSEDLFFLIVDLGGSKNTQEILKALNQCYPFATNEIQKNVQKYFGSISSEITQAAVEAIQRGDAQLIGSLMKKAQAEFDRYVVPACPDQLTAKRLHLLLYHEPLQPYIFGGKGVGSQGDGTAQLIVKNQESQRKAIEIIKRDFPQMQALQLTISRLPTPKLT; this is encoded by the coding sequence ATGAGAATTTTTGTTCCAGGCCGTCTTTGTTTGTTCGGAGAACACAGCGATTGGGCAGGAGAATATCGCAGGATTAATCCTCTGCTCGAAAAGGGCTACACCTTAATTGTTGGTACTAATCAAGGAATTTATGCTGATGTTTTGCCTAATTCTACTGAGTTAATTATTCGTGCTTCTCTCAATGATGGCAGAGGTTATAGGCCACTGAGATTACCTATGGAATCTAATACCCTGAAATGCATAGCGGCAAAGGGTGGTTTTTTTAGTTATGCTGCTGGTACAGCTTATCAATTTCTTACTCACTATGGTGTCGGCGGACTTGAGATTGATAATTATCTAACCGACTTACCCATCCAAAAGGGATTATCTTCGAGTGCTGCCTTTTGTGTTCTGATTGCGAGGGCTTTTAATCGTTTGTATGACTTGAAGATGACAATTCGTGAAGAAATGGAGTTTGCCTACCTGGGAGAAAGAATTACTCCTAGTCTTTGCGGTCGTATGGATCAAGCTTGTGCTTATGGAAATCGCCCAATATTGATGATATTTGATGGTGAAGAAATCGACCTGCTCGAATTAAAAGTTAGTGAGGATCTGTTTTTTCTGATTGTCGATCTCGGCGGTAGCAAAAACACACAAGAAATACTAAAAGCATTGAATCAATGTTATCCTTTTGCTACTAATGAAATTCAGAAAAATGTCCAAAAATATTTTGGTTCTATTAGCTCTGAAATTACCCAGGCAGCAGTTGAAGCAATCCAAAGAGGAGATGCCCAACTTATTGGATCTTTAATGAAAAAAGCCCAAGCTGAATTTGATCGGTACGTAGTTCCGGCTTGTCCTGATCAATTAACTGCAAAAAGGCTGCATTTGCTTCTCTATCACGAGCCACTTCAGCCTTATATCTTCGGAGGAAAAGGTGTGGGTTCTCAAGGCGATGGCACTGCACAACTGATCGTTAAAAACCAAGAGAGTCAAAGAAAAGCTATCGAAATTATTAAGCGCGATTTTCCTCAAATGCAAGCGTTACAGTTAACGATTTCAAGACTACCAACTCCTAAATTAACTTAG